One Scomber scombrus chromosome 4, fScoSco1.1, whole genome shotgun sequence genomic region harbors:
- the rpl35 gene encoding large ribosomal subunit protein uL29, giving the protein MAKIKARDLRGKKKEELLKQLDDLKNELSQLRVAKVTGGAASKLSKIRVVRKSIARVLTVINQTQKENLRKFYKGKKYKPLDLRPKKTRALRRRLNKHEESLRTKKQQRKDLLYSVRKFAVKA; this is encoded by the exons ATG GCCAAGATCAAGGCAAGAGATCTGCGGGGCAAGAAGAAGGAGGAGCTGCTCAAGCAGCTGGACGACCTGAAAAATGAACTGTCCCAGCTCCGTGTGGCTAAGGTGACCGGTGGGGCTGCATCCAAGCTCTCAAAGAT CCGAGTTGTCCGCAAGTCCATCGCCAGAGTCCTGACTGTAATCAaccagacacagaaagagaaccTGAGGAAGTTCTACAAG GGCAAGAAGTACAAGCCCCTGGATCTGAGACCCAAGAAGACCAGAGCTCTGCGCCGCCGTCTCAACAAACACGAAGAGAGTCTGCGAACCAAGAAACAGCAGAGGAAAGACCTGCTCTACTCTGTCCGCAAATTTGCAGTCAAAGCTTAG